ATACATAAAAAAACCCGAGGTTTTTAATTTTTAAAACCTCGGGTTTATAGATTTCAATTACTTCTGAAAAATTCAGGAGTAAATTCTCATTAAAGTTTTACCAGCAGTTTCGTATTTTGGGCATGGTCTGATGCCAGGCGAATAAAATAATTACCCGGTTTTAAATCCTCGATAAGCAATTCCATTTGATGCTGACCGCTTTGCATTCTTCCTGAATACAATAATTTAACTTCAGAACCCAAAGGATCGAACACGCTGATTCGGATAAATTCGTTTGCAGATTCAAAAGATAAATTTACTTTCCGATCAGCCGGATTAGGATAAGTATTAAACACAAAATTAAAGTCCTTATTCTGCTCATCTGTAGCTACAGGCGAGCATCCTTCAATGATGGGAAGTTTTTGAAATTCAGCAAATAAAATTTCACTGACAATAGATGGAGCTAACTCAAACCAATCAATTAAAATTGAGGCATAAACAGAACGGAAATCATATTGCATAGCTACGCCTTCATCATTTCCTACATTATTGGTAATGACCGGATTTGTACCAAGAATTCCCGGATTCACACAGTTCCCGAATAGGAAAAGCGGAGCTGCTGAACCATGGTCAGTACCTGTAGAATCGTTTGCTTTAATTCTCCTTCCAAATTCAGAGAAGGTCATTCCAACAACTCTTTTTCATTGCCAGATTTTTCAATTTCCGATTGAAATCCGGCAATTGCGTCTGAAACTCTTTGCAACAAAGTTGCATGTGCACCGATCTCATGATCATCAGGATCACATTGCGCAGAATGGGTATCAAAACCGCCTATACTCACAACGTATACTTTCGTCTTCATGCCACCTTTAATCAATTGTGCCACGATATTCAGTTGATCCAACAACGGATTACCTGTAGTGGCTATAGAACCTCCAGCAGCGTCAAAAGCGTCTTTAATAACATCTGTATAATCATTGGTCTGCTTAAAAGTATCCATTAAATACTTTAATTCATTCCCATAATTGGTAGACGGAATATTTGTAGCGAACTCCGGCTCTTCCAGAATCGCCATTGTTGCAGGATCATTAATGGCGAGGCTAAAATTGGCAACAGGTCCTTGACAAGTTTGTGAGACTAAGGAACCAATTGTGATAGCAAGCGGATCTGGAAAATCACTATTTGGATAACCTCCCGGAAATGATGCATGATCATTATAAAAATATCTACCTAACCAACCCCTTGGTTCCATCTTTTCTGCACTGGAACCTGAGGTCCATATATCAGTAGATCTGAAATGTGATCTGTTTTGATTAGGATAACCAACAGATTGAATAAGGCGAAGTTTACCGGCATCAAAA
The genomic region above belongs to Saprospiraceae bacterium and contains:
- a CDS encoding T9SS type A sorting domain-containing protein, with the translated sequence MTFSEFGRRIKANDSTGTDHGSAAPLFLFGNCVNPGILGTNPVITNNVGNDEGVAMQYDFRSVYASILIDWFELAPSIVSEILFAEFQKLPIIEGCSPVATDEQNKDFNFVFNTYPNPADRKVNLSFESANEFIRISVFDPLGSEVKLLYSGRMQSGQHQMELLIEDLKPGNYFIRLASDHAQNTKLLVKL
- a CDS encoding DUF1501 domain-containing protein, translating into MKRRSFIQLSSAATIPMLINGIPVGAVARNSFLDFVNPDNDRILVLIQMTGGNDGLNMVLPLDQYPNLDIARNKILIKETLGLKLRDDLALHPSMGSLKTVFDAGKLRLIQSVGYPNQNRSHFRSTDIWTSGSSAEKMEPRGWLGRYFYNDHASFPGGYPNSDFPDPLAITIGSLVSQTCQGPVANFSLAINDPATMAILEEPEFATNIPSTNYGNELKYLMDTFKQTNDYTDVIKDAFDAAGGSIATTGNPLLDQLNIVAQLIKGGMKTKVYVVSIGGFDTHSAQCDPDDHEIGAHATLLQRVSDAIAGFQSEIEKSGNEKELLE